Proteins encoded by one window of Pelmatolapia mariae isolate MD_Pm_ZW linkage group LG14, Pm_UMD_F_2, whole genome shotgun sequence:
- the snrpd2 gene encoding small nuclear ribonucleoprotein Sm D2: MSLLTKPKSEMTPEELQKREEEEFNTGPLSVLTQSVKNNTQVLINCRNNKKLLGRVKAFDRHCNMVLENVKEMWTEVPKSGKGKKKSKPVNKDRYISKMFLRGDSVIVVLRNPLITGK, from the exons AT GAGCCTCTTAACAAAGCCCAAGTCAGAGATGACCCCTGAAGAGCTTCAGAAGCGAGAGGAGGAGGAGTTCAACACCGGCCCCCTCTCAGTCCTCACCCAGTCAGTGAAGAACAACACGCAGGTCCTCATAAACTGTCGCAACAATAAGAAGCTGCTCGGAAGAGTCAAGGCTTTTGACAG GCATTGCAACATGGTCTTGGAGAACGTGAAGGAGATGTGGACAGAAGTTCCGAAGAGCGGAAAGGGAAAGAAGAAGTCGAAGCCCGTAAATAAGGACCGCTACATTTCTAAAATGTTCCTCAGGGGGGATTCTGTCATCGTGGTGCTGAGAAATCCTCTGATCACAGGAAAATGA